A single region of the Candidatus Protochlamydia amoebophila UWE25 genome encodes:
- a CDS encoding CHAT domain-containing protein → MVITALTYLFKIASEEKIEPVTPKNIEKAVLRLFQSLPEAIAKEIEKQKPIIHKTGKMSSRILEIMILVCSDQGDFPRAIFHAEVFLEFLRQKRPEMSQKEKLIIRIMQIHRNLAVWNQILGQNQIAIFHEGEALKAAQELHNSPAIITCLKNIGCLYVKQGKNELALPFYQEAQAIAQTLQDPKSESKILTDLADAYLSIDKNDEAISCFQAALNLAENKFEQALICIGIGNVHANDQCYQLAKEAYQKALHFCPQDNVFLAIIIHEKFANFFDNFGRYEKAISHAEKILELIQHPSVQKKESKALDSKLRALTILGNIYGTFGDYARELDYHTQALEINEKPNFFSQSLEITYGNLGNAYGNVKNYSKSIDYYNKALRITKDVTLRAKIFLNMANVWGELGKFDKTIELYEEANKIGNLEIKRHSLLGLGVCYDIMGNKEQAIQCIEKSICLSQASKDRLNEAVGYHNLAELYTKFDLGLAEENYRKSIAISAALHQELKNHHQWQITFFEEQAKTILSLEILLLKQSKNEEALQVTDFRRSRALVSALTEKFPFQKIDSLTSSGLTAREMQALAQKLNTCFIVYSLSPEDMNNITAWVIPSQGEITCQQLPLEILGEDIKETTHVFKKFPFIVEPTVAKRRPFLRPKKTRSSATYAFLNELTRGDPDESANSAVLQSFKERLSLWYEALIAPLESYLPKDPQQVITIIPNGFLAQIPFAAFLDKEGTYLIEKHPISIAPSVGILKLLDEIPKDFSENSLVIGNPTTPHLKDKLPLAKKEAQTIVAPLLKTIPERTLLQDSAVAQRVLEGMRDARWIHLACHGSTGEKPEEKLDPHSVFEGLFKLAPDKEHIQGYLHAQEIATLRLRTELVFMSACFSGRGKLHEEGSVGPVWSFLAAGALSTIATYWRLPDSDLTLQMVETFYRHLLGIEVEKLNKAQALQKSMLMAIRQEREQPHLWGAFFLSGLHE, encoded by the coding sequence TTGGTAATCACTGCGCTAACCTACTTATTCAAAATAGCTAGCGAGGAAAAAATTGAACCGGTTACCCCAAAAAATATAGAAAAAGCCGTTCTAAGGCTTTTTCAGTCCTTACCTGAAGCTATTGCAAAAGAAATTGAGAAACAAAAACCTATCATTCATAAAACTGGAAAAATGTCTTCAAGGATTTTAGAAATCATGATACTAGTTTGCAGCGACCAAGGAGATTTTCCTCGCGCTATTTTTCATGCAGAAGTTTTTTTAGAATTTCTAAGACAGAAACGTCCTGAAATGTCCCAAAAGGAAAAATTAATTATTAGGATCATGCAGATTCATAGAAATCTTGCAGTCTGGAATCAAATTCTTGGACAGAATCAAATTGCTATTTTTCATGAAGGAGAAGCATTGAAGGCAGCGCAGGAACTACATAATTCTCCTGCAATAATTACTTGCTTAAAAAATATAGGCTGCCTTTACGTGAAGCAAGGAAAAAATGAACTTGCGCTTCCTTTTTATCAAGAAGCTCAAGCTATAGCGCAAACGCTACAAGATCCTAAAAGTGAAAGCAAAATTCTTACTGATCTTGCAGACGCTTATCTTTCCATCGATAAAAATGATGAGGCAATTTCATGTTTTCAGGCTGCATTGAATTTGGCAGAAAATAAATTTGAACAAGCATTAATTTGTATCGGGATCGGTAACGTCCATGCTAATGACCAATGCTATCAGCTGGCTAAAGAGGCTTATCAAAAGGCACTTCATTTTTGCCCACAAGACAACGTTTTTCTCGCAATAATAATTCATGAAAAATTCGCGAACTTTTTTGACAATTTTGGCCGATATGAAAAAGCTATTTCCCATGCTGAAAAAATTTTAGAGCTAATCCAACATCCATCAGTTCAAAAAAAGGAATCAAAAGCACTTGATAGTAAGCTAAGAGCGTTAACAATTCTTGGAAACATCTATGGTACGTTTGGAGATTATGCAAGAGAACTCGACTATCATACGCAAGCTTTAGAGATCAATGAGAAACCAAATTTTTTTTCACAGTCTTTGGAAATAACATACGGCAATCTTGGTAACGCGTATGGCAATGTGAAAAATTATTCTAAAAGTATAGACTACTATAATAAAGCATTAAGAATAACAAAAGATGTCACTTTGCGGGCCAAGATTTTTTTAAATATGGCGAATGTTTGGGGTGAACTTGGTAAGTTTGATAAGACAATTGAACTGTATGAAGAAGCTAATAAAATTGGTAATCTAGAGATAAAAAGACACAGTCTTCTTGGCCTAGGTGTATGTTATGATATCATGGGAAACAAAGAGCAGGCGATCCAATGCATTGAAAAATCTATTTGCTTATCTCAAGCATCAAAAGATCGCCTTAACGAAGCGGTAGGCTATCATAACTTAGCCGAATTATATACAAAGTTTGATCTTGGTTTAGCGGAGGAGAATTATCGAAAAAGCATCGCCATTTCTGCCGCATTACATCAAGAGCTTAAAAATCATCACCAGTGGCAGATCACTTTTTTTGAAGAGCAAGCAAAGACAATTTTAAGTCTGGAAATTCTTCTCCTAAAACAGAGCAAAAACGAGGAAGCTCTGCAGGTTACAGACTTTAGACGTTCCCGTGCCTTAGTATCCGCTTTGACAGAAAAATTCCCATTTCAAAAGATTGATTCTTTGACCTCTTCTGGACTCACAGCCCGAGAAATGCAAGCTCTAGCACAAAAGCTGAATACTTGCTTTATTGTTTATTCTCTTTCTCCTGAAGACATGAACAATATCACTGCTTGGGTTATTCCTTCGCAGGGCGAAATAACCTGCCAGCAACTGCCTCTTGAAATTTTGGGAGAAGATATTAAAGAAACGACTCATGTTTTCAAAAAATTCCCTTTTATTGTTGAGCCAACAGTTGCTAAAAGAAGACCTTTTCTGCGTCCGAAAAAAACCCGTAGTTCGGCTACGTATGCTTTTCTAAATGAGTTAACTCGAGGGGATCCCGATGAGAGTGCAAACTCTGCTGTTTTGCAATCTTTCAAAGAACGCCTTTCTTTGTGGTATGAAGCTCTCATTGCTCCACTTGAATCCTATCTCCCCAAAGATCCCCAGCAAGTCATCACCATTATTCCCAATGGATTTCTCGCTCAAATTCCCTTCGCTGCTTTTTTAGATAAAGAGGGAACCTATTTGATTGAAAAACATCCCATTTCCATTGCTCCTTCCGTGGGAATACTCAAATTATTAGACGAAATTCCTAAAGATTTCTCAGAAAATTCTCTCGTCATTGGCAACCCCACGACACCTCATTTAAAAGACAAGTTACCATTGGCGAAAAAAGAAGCTCAAACCATTGTCGCTCCCCTGCTTAAAACAATTCCAGAAAGAACTCTTTTACAAGACAGCGCTGTAGCCCAGCGCGTTTTAGAGGGGATGCGGGATGCACGCTGGATTCATCTTGCCTGTCATGGCTCGACAGGCGAAAAGCCCGAAGAAAAACTCGATCCCCATTCCGTTTTTGAAGGTCTTTTCAAGCTTGCTCCCGATAAAGAGCATATTCAAGGGTATCTTCATGCGCAAGAAATTGCGACGCTTAGACTGCGTACAGAACTGGTTTTCATGAGTGCCTGTTTCTCTGGTAGAGGCAAGCTTCACGAAGAAGGAAGCGTTGGTCCCGTCTGGTCCTTTCTTGCCGCCGGCGCTTTGTCAACAATCGCAACTTATTGGCGACTGCCGGACAGTGATCTAACGCTTCAAATGGTTGAGACGTTTTATCGCCATCTTTTAGGCATAGAAGTGGAAAAACTCAATAAGGCCCAAGCCTTGCAAAAATCCATGTTAATGGCTATTAGACAAGAACGTGAACAACCTCATCTATGGGGAGCTTTTTTCTTATCGGGACTACATGAATAA